DNA sequence from the Rhizoctonia solani chromosome 10, complete sequence genome:
aatcacgtgacctcggcgcttattatgccgagatgccgcgccaagatgctgtgccaaggacgcttaggagaaatccacgcttctacgcagtccgcagcatgcttcctttttccaacatgtacttcttttctcacgcgcacagaccatgtagatagcgcactTATGTCTAtaaatacagcagggaaatcgcttggaaacaccaagtcaattttacctcgtctcatattcattgaggaggacgcccagccagctaagtagccggcccccattagtcatcagtagtcaaaccccttacttaacctaccacacctcccaggcctaaggcccctttgcagtagtttagataagtagaccgccttaagcggtattaggatagcctagtatagtagtagattaccttgttgcttgtagtagtacggccttaagcgcccgttccaccagcgtgtacccaccttacagtggtgtacaacattgtaaaatcaacttcttgtaggttttgttgtacaccactgtaatgtgggtactcgctaatgggggcgggcgcttgaggccgtactactacactagcttatgtaaggtaactatctaaggctatactatcagcgcttaaggcgctctacttctaactactgtcggcaaaggggcctgaggcctgggaggtgtgataggttaaaggggtggtgagcgtctgagatctactaggggccggctacttagctggctgactaccttctctaatgagtaagagacgaggtaaaatcgacttggtgtttccaagcaatttccctgctgtatatatagacaaagcacactatctacatggtctgtgcttgtgagagaaagaagtatctaagacaaatgagaagcgtgctgcgggctgcgcagaagcgtggatttctcctaagcgcccttggcacggcatctcggcgcggcatctcggcataataagcgccgagatcacgtgatcaaaaaacaaaagatatccagTCCGAAAAAAATACtacaaatatcagaaaaatcgtgcgagtccaatggtatatgttaggaggttatgacaggTTTGttcgacaaggagaggaccccctgtactagcacaagggaaaacacgtgatctgggccaccttgcggggtagaataatcaaaaaccccccacccacacgtagtaccaaattgctataaggcagacgggctctaatcccccgcataccacgtgttttgccggaacacagtagttagcaaccttagtcagctgaaacacccgcttgtagaaaacccgctcatatcacaattgctagatctgttgatttgttgtagggactatccaacgctaggtgcttgacgcaaaggtttagcgcccacatactacacaaaaaccgcccataagtcctgttatAGGCACTACTTCCCCCACGCCATTTCCAccattccctccacacgctctggagtcccacacccatactcccgtccctctagcTGCTCCTCTCGACGTTCCGTTCCAACcaattcccaaccaccctctcgcagcgcatctcccactttgcaagacttgccaaggatggaaccggaaccgtcccttgccgctctactcgaggctatcacagccctcacagccacagtcaggtccctccaggaccaaatcaaatcacaaggccaacagctcaatgagctcaaggccatatgtAAGGAGACCGCCAACTTACTCagcgacaaggaccaaggaacccaagcccagcctggcccattggttgggcctgtcactccccccactcatacagggggagaagcgcacactccaggaacggttaggcctgaactcaaggcccccttccgcccatcaagaggaatgggctttgactcagaagaggaggaagaacccaggcgagctcccaaaaaagagcctcgcGACACGCCTAaacggagcctcagctccctcaccccctttgatgcagggtccagcgtaaagcaacccaaaatggaactcCCAGACCCATACAAAGGAGACTCCAGGGGAtggaaggcaacccagtggctagaccgtatgctgctgtgggttgcgcttcatcaagaccaatttgatgaagaggaacaaatggttgtgtggattctataccacatgacagataaagctgccaactgggctcttcccattattgggaccattatcaagggcaagggaaatccccccactaccatcccggccttaacggccaaattcaaagaagccttcGCCGATCCAGATGCGAAGAGGGCGGCCACCAGGAAAATCGCCGCGTTGActcagaccaccaccacgtctgagtacgtcacagaattctgcaatctcatggcagaacttgactggaacactgaggcgtacattgcccagttcacgcgcggtcttcactggaaggtgaaagaactcctgtccaccaaggacaacattcccaACAATGACCTggaggccatatttgccgccttggtcaaaattgacaatactcgttgggagaacaaggaaaaccgCCCCAAGAAGGCTCCCACCAAAGCTCCGGTCGCTGCAACCACctctaccaccaccactaccaccagggtccgtttatcagaggaccccaattacgtcACTCCGGAAGAACAAGACCgtcgccgcgcgtctggcctctgcgtcaagtgcggtcaaaaagggcatggcatcaaacaatgcccaaatggatggaaggccacgatcaaggaggttgccaaggtggcagaagaagaagggtcgggaaaagactgaggccaaggactaccgtCAAGTCCCTGGCCCCTAAAatagatgtgcatgtatcaGATTATGAATTTGTGTCTTTAGCTCtggactcaaataaaaaacccttATTGTTTATCAATCTTGAACTGCACGACTTCCCGACGGAACATCTCAAAACCCTAattgattcaggagccacatcaaacttcatatccccctcaattgtggaaaaatataaaatcccaaaaacccaacttgaaaatccacgagttgtgagaatgttagatggtactatatctcagactggtcgcatttggcaccaggttcacctcacggttttggccaaCGGCCATTCCCACTCTATCCCTTTCCTAGTCTGTCCTATTGGAAACACACccgccatacttggtatgaCATGGCTTactcaggagtcacccctCATAGATTGGAACCAAGGCACTATCACTTTCCCCGACCAAGTCCAAATAGCCtcggaggaggaagcagacccCAACCCATTAGCTGACTTGCCCACGgaataccatgaatttgctagGGTATTTGGCGAAGAGGAGTTTAAGGTCCTTCCCCCacacagggaatatgacatcTCAATTGATCTAACACCCGACACCAAACTCTCCCCCGGACCTATCTacggcatgaccaatgcagaatccaaggcgcttaaacaacacattgacgaggaattagcaacgggcaagatccgccccagcacttcctcagcaggcgctccggtcatgtttgtcaaaaaagcAGACGGGTCATTATGCTTGGTAGTAGATTACAGGAAGCTCAATGATGTCACACTTAAGAACGTTTACCCACTCCCTAGGCAAgacgacctcatggctaaactcaGAAACGCCAAACTGTTCACTAAACTGGACTTGCAATGGGGGTACAATAacgtcaggatcaaggaaggagatgaatggaagacagcattCAGGACTAAAtatgggctatttgaatatttggTTATGCCATTTGGTCTCACTAATGCcccggccgccttccaacattttatgaacaaccTATTCCGGgatctcattgacgtcacagtggtcatttacttggacaatatcctgattttctcagaagaccCTAAGGATCACCCTACCCACGTCAGGGAAGTTCTGTCTTggttaatgaagaaccagctattctgtaaaTTGTCCAAATGCCATTTTCACGTAACCACGGTCAACTACCTAGGAATTGTCATCTCACCTGCAggattctccatggatcagaagaaaatTGAGGCAGTTACGTCATGGCCTacccccaaaacagtcaaacaggtccaagccttcctGGGTTTTGTAAATTACCTCCGCCggttcattcccaactttaGCTCCATCGCACGCCCTCTACAtaatctcaccaaaaaggaaaccccttggtcatggggtaacctggAGGAAACCGCCTTTCAGGAACTAAAAACCCTTGTCACCCAATCACCAGTCTTGGTCCATTCCAATCCAGAACTTCCTTattacctggaaacagatgcatcaggagtagccatgggagcaatccttAGTCAAAGAGGAGAAGATAACCGCTTACATCCAGTGGCTTACATGTCTAAATCCTTCTCTGGCGCTGAggctaattatgacacccatgataaggagctcctagcCATAATCAAGGCGTtagaagaatggcggatcttcctagaagcaacggacagaccaatccaggttttcacagatcatagaaacctggaatattggatgcaggcacggacatttaacagaaggcacgcgcgttggcggatcttcctgagcaacttcaactttgagatccactatcacccaggaaaacaatcaggaaaaccggATGCTCTCTCCAGAAGATCAGATTACATTGATATGACACCAGAGCCAGAAGTCATATTGCctgcagaagtctttgccaacacgtcagaagaagaactggaaattgtcacggagaTCCGCGCCAAGCTTAGGGAGGACCCATCCCTTGATCccattatccaattcctcacagaagacgcAGACAACGCTCCCCCTTCAATTTGTAAGGCATACAgagattatgactgggaagaagacctcctCTGGTACCGCGGtaaactagttgtcccagactcggaAACCCTGAAGGAACAACTACTCaaggaattccacgactcacCCCTGGCAGGGCACCCTGGACAGCAAAGAACCCTGGAGCTCCTaagccgcaactactggtggccgggtatgaagtcatccgccaaggaatgggtagaatgttgtcctacctgccaagccaatcgcCGCGCTCACGCCCCTGTCATtgccctgaaacccttagaagttccccccttcccgttccacacaatttcctacgacttcatcacaggatttCCCAAGTCCAACGGGCACGACGCAATCTTGGTAgtaattgactccttctccaagtttggacaTTTTATCCCAACTTCCAAAAAGGTCACCGCAAAGGGTCTTGCTGACTTGTTCATCActcacgtctggaaactccatggatTGCCTGTCAAAACCATCTCAGATTGGGGAACTACcttcacaggaaaattctTGAGGGCATTATATCAGCGACTTGGGGTCAGACCAGCATTCTCCTTGGCTTACCACCCGGaatcagacggacaaacggaaagggTCAACCAGTTTATCAAGTTCTACCTGCGCTCATACGTTGCAGCCGACCATTCTGATTGGGCCGCGTGGTTACCATTGGCAGAGTAcgcatacaataatgccaaacatgAAGCAACCGGGAAATCACCATTTGAGCTTGTCTATGGACAAAACCCAGTCATGAACCCGTCCAACGTGCCAGCCAAcgttccagaagcagacgCGGTAGCAGATACACTAGCCCGGGAGTGGAAAGAAGCGGAATCAGCCCTCCAAATGAGTAAAGAACGTATGACCAGGAGTCAAGGAGTAATACCAGAGTTTTCAAtaggcaaaaaagtctggctggatggaaaGAACGTGGACCTTAGAACCAATTCAAATAAGCTGGACCCAAAACGACTTGGTCCCTTCAAGGTCAtagaaaaaatctccagccacgcctaccgcctggaactACCAGAGACTCtaaaaatccatgacgtatTCTATGTTGGGCTACTATCAAAAAGCCACAAGTCACCCAGTCAGCCATTCCCAGAACGACCTCCCCCTgagacaatagaaggggaagaagaatacaaagttgaacaaatcattgactctaaatgccaacggggaaaatggttctatttgataaaatggaaagaaTACGGTCCGGaggacaattcatgggaaccggaGGAGCTATTGGAAcatagccaagaagagatcaagcgcttcaaccaagcaaaactcagaaaggcttgtgacgccgccaagagcctttaaggggggggcaatgttacaccctccttgaatataccattagaatcgtccgatttttctattatttttagtattttttacggactctatatcttttgtttttcaatcacgtgacctcggcgcttattatgccgagatgccgcgccgagatgccgtgccaaggacgcttaggagaaatccacgcttctacgcagtccgcagcatgcttcctttttccaacatgtacttcttttctcacgcgcacagaccatgtagatagcgcactTATGTCTAtaaatacagcagggaaattgcttggaaacaccaagtcaattttacctcgtctcatattcattgaggaggacgcccagccagctaagtagccggcccccattagtcatcagtagtcaaaccccttacttaacctaccacacctcccaggcctaaggcccctttgcagtagtttagataagtagaccgccttaagtggtattaggatagcctagtatagtagtagattaccttgttgcttgtagtagtacggccttaagcgcccgttccaccagcatgtacccaccttacagtggtgtacaacaattTGCCTTGCCCCGTGCATCTTGGAAAGATAAGTACCGGTTGCTTGGAGCTGCGTCGGAGTCTTTGCAAGGTAGATCCTTGGCACTGGGTGCCAGATCTCTCCTGGCGACCACTCCTCTACGCCTACCGCCCGCTCTCGTGGCTGCTCCACCTCATTGCTCAAATCTTCCTTGTCTTGCTTCTCCACCACCAGAACGCCAGTTTGCAGCGCACTTTTGACCGCTCCACAGGACTTGTAATGTGTTTGCAGACTTTGTGGAAGCCGGCCAATCTCATACATGTGAGCACACGCAATTGCCCAAGTTTCCTTATGCTGAAGCTGAACGGTCATTTGTTCCGTTGCATCCACATGGTTCGTAGAGCGCCAAGGCTTCTTCACGCAATCAATGTGCAGCTGTTTGGATATTTTGGTATTATAACCGTCAAGAGTTCCCATGCGCCGTATCCACTCAGCGTAGTGCATAAACATATGTAGTTTAGTAATACCATGGAACTTGTTCAACAACTTGTTTGCACCCAAGGTCAGAAAGATCCCCTTGCACCCGTGGAAGACGCGCAGATTGTTGGCCAGATCTCCAAGCTGGTTGTCTGATATCTCCGGGAGCCGTACGCGTGTCTGAAAATTGACAATTGCCCACGCAGCGCAAATGAGGTCGGTTTGTGAACCAGGAGTGACAGTAGACAAGAAAACTTGACCCAGGCTCTTAGCTTTGTTACCCGTCCACTGGTTGCTGGGGATAGGTTTGATACCAAACTTGAAGTGCTGCAAGCCTGAAAATCAAGGCATTCCTTTGAGTCAACGGTTGAATTCCCCCTTTCCAAGGATATGGCGGCTCCATTTGACCATATAGTCCCCAAAAATGCCCTTGTCCAGCTGGTGCAAGATATCTGGAGGCATACAGCCAAAGATATTGGTGAACAGCATACGCAACCAGAAAGGCTTCTTGATCTTGCGTATTCCAAGTGTCTTGATTGTATTGCGTACCCCATGCACATAATCATCAATTGCCTGGAGCACCTGTTTGCGCGTACGTTGGGGATAACAATTGAAAATGTTGCCTTTTTTGTCCGGTGGAACCAGGCAGACCAGACAATGATCTTGTTGAGTGCAAGTTACTAGCCACTGCTCTGCCAAATCGCCCATGtacgccgccaagattggatGCACACAACGGACTCCGCCATTGGCGCATACCACCTCTTTGCCTTTGCAAGATACCTCTGCAAATGGCCAAACAATGAGCACCATGGCTTTGTGGAAGAGCTTCCATCTTGCCTCACAGCGTTTGTCCTCCTTGGAGTAACAGGTCTCAAGGCTATCCGCTGGTATGTACCCAACTAGAAGTGAAGTGCCTTCTCCAGGGCGGCGGTGAATGCGCTTGCTAATGTTGCCAATCATTAGATACACCGGCCACGCCTGGCAACCTCCACTCAACGTTGTGAGTTGAGTTTTGTCGCTGGCTAGAATCACGGGGCATACGGTTGCGCCCTTGCCAAGAATGTTCTACGCACAGTACAATGGTAAGCTTTGACGCATATCAAGAAAACAACCGGTCAAGCTTACCTGCATTTGCCACCACCAATCACCTGTCCACATCTCACTATAGATACGAGCGTCTCGCAAGGCCGATGTCCAGCTCTGCACAGGTGCATACCGCATATACAAGCGAAATTGCGGGTTTCCGAGAAGATGGCAAATGACGTGCATAGAATTTTGAAGCCAGACCTCCAAGGTAAGCATTCCTCTATCGCCTTGGACCTTTATCTCTTTTCAAAACCAGCCAGGACCATGGGGCATCGAGTCGATGCTCTTGTTGAATTGTTGCACATTCTTCCAGGGTAAGTCTTGGTTCTGTTGCAATATCAGCAATTATGTTGAAGAAATGGTTTTGTTGGGCTTACCCTACTCATTTTGAGAAAGGCATTGCTACCTTTGTCACTTAGCGGCTGGTTTGCGAGCCAATGAGCTATTTCAAAGATCTCCTGGTCTTCCAAAATCACAGCGTATGGCAACGGACGCTCAACGTTGACGACCCATTGTAGAACCCCACCGGCTGTCTTGTCTGGATGCGGGTtggtgatcttggcgctatCAAAAGGCTTGGGCGGAGGGGGTGGATCAAAAGGCATGTACTCTGGCTCCACTTGAGCAGCGTCAGACGGATGATCACCAACAGGTTTGGGTGCATTGCCCTCCCGTTTGTCTTCATTGTGTGCGTTGAGGGTTTTGTCATTGCCACTGAGACCGTTGACGTCCATTGGGCCGGTAGCTGGAATAAAATTGTGCTGGACGTCTGGGGCACTGAATCAGCGTCTGGAAGGGGATTGGCATCTACATTGGGCGTACCATGGGGATCAAGGCCAACCAAATCAACAGGAGATTTCTTGCATTGCTTGCAGGCTTTTGGGGAGTTTTTTTGCCGCTTACAAGCTGTAGGCACAACTAACTGCCTTCTCAGCTCCTGTCGGGCGGAGAGACATTTTTTTGTCTGGGAGATATGTTTGCCAACGCCAGACAAAGACTGAATAATCTTTTTGCAGAAAGGACACCAGTTCCCAGGTTGGACCATTGATGCAACATCTAGAGTGGGCAATGGTAATCAGGGGGATGTACAAAATGTGAGCAAGGATCCCCCTTTGCAAAAATTCTTCAAGTCATCTAATGCCAGCCCTTTGGTTCTCAATTATGGAGCTGTTCTTGAGGACCAGAAGTTCATTTAGGCTTCTTAATTACGACCCGGGCCTTTTGGCATCCTTTTTTTGCAAAAATTCACACACATGTATGCGTCTTTTTTTGGTACGCGTTCCACTGGCAAAGGCTTACATCATGTGAATGAAACTAAAATTGCGCCAATTTGGCGGGGTCACAGCCATTTATAGTTGCCGCTGTTGTCATTGCTCCAATGGCGGGTGTGTCAGAACCAGCATTGAATCATTGGGCTCTTGGTAACCATAGCAGGGGGACTGGCTCAACTTGAACGCATTAGCTGAATAGAATATGTGATTATTCTAGCGGATACAGTAGAACAGTGAACTTATGGAAATCAAGGCGTAAGAGAATGTCCTTTCTTACAGTCAGTTGAAAGGTAATAAATCCGGTTATTTAGGCAGCCTTTCTGGGACTAATCAATTCCCGTAATACTTGTGACATCATTCATCAAAGAAGCTTTGGTGATCAAGGGAATATTGTACATCACAGAAGGCAAATTCACCACCTCCCCTGCTTCTTTTGGACCCTTTTGGCGCCGCCGTCTCTTTTCCCGGAGCATTGCACCAGTTATTAACAAAGAGGCCGCAAAACATCTGGGCTGGCACTTGCACCCCCACTCTCCATTGGTTGTCTTGCCCATTTTTTTTTCTGCTTTTTCACCTTAGACAATCAGGCTGCAACATGCCCACTACGCTTAGTAGTTCCATCCCAGGGACACCAGACGGCTCTGGTGAGTTTGAAGTAGCATATCCTCTCATTTGATTGGGGGCTAATTGATCATTTGCAGACAGGGACATTTCATCACCTGGCACTTTGCCGTCTGGGCAGCCAAAACGCACTCAGCGCATTCCTGAAAACGCTCAACCTTATTGTAAGTTTCTTGACCTTGCATCAAGTACCCGTCACTTATGTGTAACTAGTTGCCGAGTTAGCGGACAAGAAGAAGGAGCGCGCTAACCGGGCAGAAGTACAAAAGCAGAAGTCAGAGGCTAGTGCACGGCCCAATGCAAAACAACCAACTCCCATTGTTGAGCCCTCAGGTAAACGGCGTAAGGGCTACTTGACCAATGAGCCCATTGACTCATCTATTCTCAGTAAGTAACTTCCGCGTTGTAAATGTCTTCCCAATTAATTGACTTGCGCGCACTTCATTGTAGATCATTGGGTGGAGGATTTGACTACCGACAATGACAAGACTTGATGGTATAGAGCGGCAATACGTCAATACAACGGGAAAGATATCAATCTGCGGGGCCTAGAGCTTCCGGAACTCATCAAGATGTTCAACAATCCTTGAGCCAACAAAGATGAACTCGTCAATGAGACCAACAACAAGGTAAGCGTCTGACTTATTGTACCTTGATGAATTTACTCATTGACGACACTTTTAGATGCAAACTTGTTCCGTTCAAGACAAGCCCGTTGCCAGCAGCACAATTACCCCACATTCCACCCCCAAAAATCCCAAGCGCCCCTATATCCCGACAACTCTCAAACGCGCGGATTTGTCCAACCACACTACTATCTACCCCAGCGCCACTCCAAACAACAAGCAAGGCCGCGATCCAAGCAGGAAAAGACTGCCGTTGTCACCTCAAGGCAAAGTTCTGACGGGCAGTAGAAAAGACAAGGGGAAAGAGGGTAAGTTGTTTTGGACGTAAATTGACCATCTACTGACGCAATACAGTGGAACGCATACAAACTCCAGCTACCTCCAATGACCACCCGGTCCACCCTCCTGTTTCCACACCAAAGCCTGCTCCTAAAAACTCTCCCTCTCAACCTGCATTGCAAGCCTTGCCCTCTACGTCGCCGGGAGCGGCAAAAGCCTTGTCCACTGGGAAGGTTTCAAAGTCAGCAGCGCCTAAGTCCAAACAAGCGCCCAAGCTCCCAACTGGAGGCGCGACTAGCACCAGCCAGGATAAACGTTGGACATCTGGACCTCAAGAACGTTGCAAGGATGCCAACCCTCCGGCCCAATTTCAGAACCGCGCCCCTGCTGACGGCGCTGGTCCTCCACCTCAAGGCAAGGCCCACCCTGCTGCCGCCACTGCCGCCACTGCCAACCAAGCCTCTTGCAAGCGCAAGAAGGGAAACAACGCTCAAGGGGGGAGTCAAGCACGCAAGGTTTCTGCCAAGACAGCCGCCAAATCCCAACCTTCACAGCGCGaggaggaccccaaggagGGCAATGAGGGCAATGGCAGCAATAGTGAAGAAGGTACACATATAGCTCTACTACACAAAGGCTTCATCTGACCATACCTTAAGGTGAAGTGGCCGCCAGTGGAGCTACGCTTACCAAGCACAAAGCAGCCAAGCTCAGTCGATTTGGCAAAATCAAGTGGCTTGTTTGGGAAGTAGCTAAACGAGTGCAGATTTTGGCATTCAAGGAGAACCCGTACGCAGATATTGCAAGGAAGCTTTCCAATCCCAACCCTCAAGGCAATTGCTGCAATCTGGGAGTTTTAGCTCACGTCTGGGCTGCCGAGGCATGGGGAAACGTTTGGAGGGAGAAGAACCTGGGCAACAAGCTGCCGCCCAAAATGGAAGATGCGCACCTTGATTGGGTAAGTACATTAGGTTTTGAATTCATCATAGCCTCATCCGCGCGTGTAGATTATTGGCCGGTTCTCTAATTGGCGGCATACTGCTAAAGCGGTCACAAAACCGTACATCTCATTGCACTATCAGCTTGATTGCAATAATCCGCCCGACATCAACAAAAAGAAGGTCAAGGCAATGGGCAAGGACGGATTCCTCTCTCCGGTAAGTCGATTGGACGCTGTATTCATGTCAATCTAACTTGACTCGTAGACCTTAACGCCAAAAGACCACCTAGCCTTTCGCAACGAGATCTTTTGGCTAGCCATTCGAGACGGCTGGTTTTTGACTCCAGGAACTTCAATTGGCTTCAAACTGGCCAAACATCTTCAACCAATGCCACTGGGTATTATGGCCTTGATTGCAACAATGGTGCGTTTACAGTATAAAATTTTACCCTTACTAACACAAGTGTAGCTCCACTATCACGTTGGCTTGTTCAAGACCGGTGTTGCTAAGTACAAGAAACTGAACGCTGAGCAGCAATTGCCGTGGTTCAATATGTACATGGCCATCTTACGCAACATAGGCTTGGAAGATCACCTTGGACAAGACCTTGTGAATTGGCGCGTAGAACTTTTTGACAGGTGCCAGTAAGTACATTACTTGGTGGTCACTCGCTTACAACGCATGTACTTATTCTCATCTGCAGCGGGACTGGTTATCGTCATGTACCGCCCGTGATTGAGATGCCAACGCAAGAGTATCCCCCGGACACATGCAAAGTTTATGTTAGCAAGGTCCAACTATATTCATTGGGTAAGTTTCTTGCCGTTTTCTGCAGGGTACAGAGCTAATACACAGAATAGACAGCAAAGACTCCTTGGGCAGCTCTTCAAAGGAGGAAGAGGCAGGTCTTGGTAACTCACAGATGTCCCTGCAGGGTaatagcttgtcaccgctGCCTGTGGAGAAGCTAACAGACGTGACACGCAATCAACAACCGGTAGCGGGGCTGTTGGGAACGCAGCACTCCTTGCCGCCTGGAGAATATCCTGTGAGGTGTCAAAACACTCCTGTGGTTCAACAAGCAACTCATGGCAATTGGTCTTGTAGCTCGTCAATTGAAATCTGCTGGATACCTGCTTGGGCAAAAACGCCTGTGGATTCCAGCCTTCAAGATGACAGTGAACAGCCCGTTGAGGAGCTTATCTTTATGGAGGAATCTGATGATTAACTTACCTTTGTAATTCAGCTGCTTTACCTTTCAAATGTTGATTGAATAACACACTTATGTCCTGAACCCGTTATTTACCATGTCTTCCGCTTATTAGTATGCCTCTCATTCTTAAATCTGTTTAATTTTCAGACGTGTCTTTACTTGTGCATTCTTTTGGACAAGGCCAGGCCTGCTGATCTAATCTCTCAATGTAGTCGCAATGTCTGTATATAGAATTATTTATGAAATTGCCTGGATGCAAACAAAATCATATGTATCTGAGTCATGCCATGAAACCCAAAGAAGGTCCAAGAATTGGAATTTCCACAACAAGTGATTCAAGCTAACATACTTTTCTTGGGCTCTAATTTTGAGTGCTTTGAATTGAGCCAGTTCAATTTTTCGGTTTTTTTGCTGTTTTGACGGTAATTTAAAGCAGTTTTTAAGTGGCAACCCAATACTTAAAATCCAC
Encoded proteins:
- a CDS encoding Retrotransposable element Tf2 protein; translated protein: MEPEPSLAALLEAITALTATVRSLQDQIKSQGQQLNELKAICKETANLLSDKDQGTQAQPGPLVGPVTPPTHTGGEAHTPGTVRPELKAPFRPSRGMGFDSEEEEEPRRAPKKEPRDTPKRSLSSLTPFDAGSSVKQPKMELPDPYKGDSRGWKATQWLDRMLLWVALHQDQFDEEEQMVVWILYHMTDKAANWALPIIGTIIKGKGNPPTTIPALTAKFKEAFADPDAKRAATRKIAALTQTTTTSEYVTEFCNLMAELDWNTEAYIAQFTRGLHWKVKELLSTKDNIPNNDLEAIFAALVKIDNTRWENKENRPKKAPTKAPVAATTSTTTTTTRVRLSEDPNYVTPEEQDRRRASGLCVKCGQKGHGIKQCPNGWKATIKEVAKSLAPKIDVHVSDYEFVSLALDSNKKPLLFINLELHDFPTEHLKTLIDSGATSNFISPSIVEKYKIPKTQLENPRVVRMLDGTISQTGRIWHQVHLTVLANGHSHSIPFLVCPIGNTPAILGMTWLTQESPLIDWNQGTITFPDQVQIASEEEADPNPLADLPTEYHEFARVFGEEEFKVLPPHREYDISIDLTPDTKLSPGPIYGMTNAESKALKQHIDEELATGKIRPSTSSAGAPVMFVKKADGSLCLVVDYRKLNDVTLKNVYPLPRQDDLMAKLRNAKLFTKLDLQWGYNNVRIKEGDEWKTAFRTKYGLFEYLVMPFGLTNAPAAFQHFMNNLFRDLIDVTVVIYLDNILIFSEDPKDHPTHVREVLSWLMKNQLFCKLSKCHFHVTTVNYLGIVISPAGFSMDQKKIEAVTSWPTPKTVKQVQAFLGFVNYLRRFIPNFSSIARPLHNLTKKETPWSWGNLEETAFQELKTLVTQSPVLVHSNPELPYYLETDASGVAMGAILSQRGEDNRLHPVAYMSKSFSGAEANYDTHDKELLAIIKALEEWRIFLEATDRPIQVFTDHRNLEYWMQARTFNRRHARWRIFLSNFNFEIHYHPGKQSGKPDALSRRSDYIDMTPEPEVILPAEVFANTSEEELEIVTEIRAKLREDPSLDPIIQFLTEDADNAPPSICKAYRDYDWEEDLLWYRGKLVVPDSETLKEQLLKEFHDSPLAGHPGQQRTLELLSRNYWWPGMKSSAKEWVECCPTCQANRRAHAPVIALKPLEVPPFPFHTISYDFITGFPKSNGHDAILVVIDSFSKFGHFIPTSKKVTAKGLADLFITHVWKLHGLPVKTISDWGTTFTGKFLRALYQRLGVRPAFSLAYHPESDGQTERVNQFIKFYLRSYVAADHSDWAAWLPLAEYAYNNAKHEATGKSPFELVYGQNPVMNPSNVPANVPEADAVADTLAREWKEAESALQMSKERMTRSQGVIPEFSIGKKVWLDGKNVDLRTNSNKLDPKRLGPFKVIEKISSHAYRLELPETLKIHDVFYVGLLSKSHKSPSQPFPERPPPETIEGEEEYKVEQIIDSKCQRGKWFYLIKWKEYGPEDNSWEPEELLEHSQEEIKRFNQAKLRKACDAAKSL
- a CDS encoding cation transporter/ATPase, amino-terminal protein, giving the protein MSLRPTGAEKAQCKKSPVDLVGLDPHDVQHNFIPATGPMDVNGLSGNDKTLNAHNEDKREGNAPKPVGDHPSDAAQVEPEYMPFDPPPPPKPFDSAKITNPHPDKTAGGVLQWVVNVERPLPYAVILEDQEIFEIAHWLANQPLSDKGSNAFLKMSRNQDLPWKNVQQFNKSIDSMPHGPGCEMWTGDWWWQMQNILGKGATVCPVILASDKTQLTTLSGGCQAWPVYLMIGNISKRIHRRPGEGTSLLVGYIPADSLETCYSKEDKRCEARWKLFHKAMVLIVWPFAEVSCKGKEVVCANGGVRCVHPILAAYMGDLAEQWLVTCTQQDHCLVCLVPPDKKGNIFNCYPQRTRKQVLQAIDDYVHGVRNTIKTLGIRKIKKPFWLRMLFTNIFGCMPPDILHQLDKGIFGDYMVKWSRHILGKGEFNRLQHFKFGIKPIPSNQWTGNKAKSLGQVFLSTVTPGSQTDLICAAWAIVNFQTRVRLPEISDNQLGDLANNLRVFHGCKGIFLTLGANKLLNKFHGITKLHMFMHYAEWIRRMGTLDGYNTKISKQLHIDCVKKPWRSTNHVDATEQMTVQLQHKETWAIACAHMYEIGRLPQSLQTHYKSCGAVKSALQTGVLVVEKQDKEDLSNEVEQPRERADLPCKDSDAAPSNRYLSFQDARGKANCCTPL